The proteins below are encoded in one region of Sinorhizobium meliloti:
- a CDS encoding GFA family protein, producing the protein MKKTYHGSCHCGAVRFSVNLDLAPEGKRSEAPRPGVWWTTTFRCNCSSCLKTRFWKVFVTPEDFSLLSGEEALAEYRFGERMIRHVFCRHCGVHPFGSADFEIMGGPFHAVNIACLDDATDEELANAPIVYEDGRHDAWDRPPRVTAYL; encoded by the coding sequence ATGAAGAAGACCTATCACGGGAGCTGCCATTGCGGCGCGGTGCGTTTTTCCGTAAATCTCGATCTTGCGCCGGAGGGAAAGCGATCCGAAGCGCCGCGGCCGGGCGTGTGGTGGACGACGACCTTCCGCTGCAACTGTTCCTCCTGCCTGAAGACGCGATTCTGGAAGGTGTTCGTCACGCCCGAGGATTTCTCCCTGCTTTCCGGCGAGGAGGCCTTGGCGGAATACCGCTTCGGCGAGCGCATGATCCGCCACGTGTTCTGCAGGCACTGCGGCGTCCACCCGTTTGGCAGCGCCGATTTCGAGATCATGGGCGGACCGTTCCATGCGGTGAATATCGCCTGTCTCGACGACGCGACCGACGAGGAGCTGGCGAATGCCCCGATCGTCTATGAGGACGGGCGCCATGATGCATGGGATCGGCCACCCCGGGTGACGGCCTATTTGTGA
- a CDS encoding SRPBCC family protein — MNAPSLKEENALTITRVFDAPANLVFKVWTTPEHLARWWGPKGFTVPAITTDFREGGAWRGCIRSPEGQDYWAHGIYREIVAPSRIVLSFAWEEEGSIDTLITVTLDDVAGGTRLTFHQAPFTSAESRDSHAEGWSECMDRLVSYVAARKEEMQ; from the coding sequence ATGAATGCCCCGTCTCTGAAGGAAGAGAACGCGCTTACCATCACGCGCGTCTTCGACGCGCCCGCCAACCTCGTCTTCAAGGTCTGGACGACACCCGAACACCTGGCACGCTGGTGGGGTCCGAAGGGCTTCACGGTGCCCGCGATCACCACCGATTTCCGTGAAGGCGGCGCCTGGCGCGGCTGCATCCGCTCGCCGGAGGGCCAGGACTACTGGGCGCACGGCATCTATCGCGAGATCGTGGCCCCCAGCCGCATCGTCCTCAGCTTCGCCTGGGAAGAGGAGGGCTCCATCGACACGCTGATCACGGTCACCCTCGATGATGTGGCGGGCGGCACGCGTCTCACCTTCCACCAGGCGCCGTTCACGAGCGCCGAGAGCCGCGATTCGCATGCGGAAGGATGGAGCGAGTGCATGGACCGGCTGGTTTCCTATGTCGCTGCCCGGAAGGAGGAAATGCAATGA
- the urtC gene encoding urea ABC transporter permease subunit UrtC, with protein MITSFLVKSLDRTIVVAVAILLALAVIVPALNLLTAPEHPLHVPTYLVSLFGKYLTYALLALALDLVWGFCGILSLGHAAFFALGGYAMGMYLMRQIGARGSYGNPLLPDFMVFLNWKELPWFWYGFDMFWFAALMVVLVPGLLAFVFGWFAFRSRVNGVYLSIITQAMTYALLLAFFRNDMGFGGNNGLTDFKDILGFNIQADGTRAALFAASALALAVSLVVTSGIVRSKFGKVLVALRDAESRTRFLGYRVEHMKLFAFTVSAMMAGVAGALYVPQVGIINPGEFAPANSIEVVIWTAVGGRGTLIGPIVGAILVNGGKSIFTAAFPEFWLFALGGLFVLVTLFLPKGVVGTAQSYLASRRASHAAARKESESEKAASLANAETVAAE; from the coding sequence ATGATCACCTCGTTTCTCGTCAAATCGCTGGATCGGACGATCGTCGTCGCTGTCGCGATCCTGCTGGCGCTGGCCGTCATCGTTCCCGCGCTCAACCTCCTGACCGCGCCGGAACACCCGCTGCATGTGCCGACCTATCTGGTCTCGCTCTTCGGCAAGTACCTGACCTATGCGCTCTTGGCTCTGGCGCTCGATCTTGTCTGGGGTTTCTGCGGCATCCTCTCGCTGGGGCATGCGGCCTTCTTCGCGCTCGGCGGCTATGCCATGGGCATGTATCTGATGCGCCAGATCGGCGCACGCGGCTCCTACGGCAATCCGCTGCTGCCGGACTTCATGGTCTTTCTCAACTGGAAGGAGCTGCCCTGGTTCTGGTACGGCTTCGACATGTTCTGGTTCGCAGCGCTGATGGTGGTGCTGGTGCCGGGCCTGCTTGCCTTCGTCTTCGGCTGGTTCGCCTTCCGCTCGCGGGTCAACGGGGTCTATCTCTCGATCATCACCCAGGCGATGACCTATGCGCTGCTGCTCGCCTTCTTCCGCAACGACATGGGCTTCGGCGGCAATAACGGGCTCACCGATTTCAAGGACATCCTCGGCTTCAACATCCAGGCCGACGGAACGCGTGCGGCACTCTTTGCAGCCTCCGCGCTGGCGCTTGCCGTTTCGCTCGTCGTCACCTCGGGCATCGTCCGCTCGAAATTCGGCAAGGTGCTGGTGGCGCTGCGCGACGCGGAAAGCCGCACACGCTTTCTCGGCTATCGCGTCGAGCACATGAAGCTCTTCGCCTTCACGGTCTCGGCAATGATGGCGGGCGTCGCCGGCGCGCTCTACGTGCCGCAAGTCGGCATCATCAATCCGGGCGAGTTCGCCCCCGCCAATTCGATCGAGGTGGTCATATGGACGGCTGTCGGCGGGCGCGGCACGCTGATCGGACCGATCGTCGGCGCGATCCTCGTCAACGGCGGAAAAAGCATCTTCACCGCCGCCTTCCCCGAATTCTGGCTCTTTGCGCTCGGCGGGCTCTTCGTCCTCGTCACGCTTTTCCTGCCGAAGGGCGTGGTCGGCACGGCGCAGAGCTATCTCGCAAGCCGGCGCGCATCCCACGCGGCGGCCCGGAAGGAAAGCGAGAGCGAAAAAGCGGCGAGCCTTGCGAACGCCGAAACGGTGGCCGCGGAGTGA
- the urtD gene encoding urea ABC transporter ATP-binding protein UrtD produces MTGKKPRNLLYLDGVSVSFDGFKALNSLSFVVEPGELRAIIGPNGAGKTTMMDIITGKTRPDEGEVFFKGDIDLTKKDEAAIAELGIGRKFQKPTVFENHTVWDNLELALNRSRGVFATLFYRLTREDKSRIEEILSTVRLTARRDDLTANLSHGQKQWLEIGMLLAQEPELLLVDEPVAGMTDAETAETAILLKEIARTRSVVVVEHDMGFIRDLGVKVTCLAEGSVLAEGSIDFVSNDPKVIENYLGR; encoded by the coding sequence ATGACCGGAAAGAAACCCAGGAACCTGCTCTATCTCGATGGGGTCTCCGTCTCCTTCGATGGCTTCAAGGCGCTGAACTCGCTCTCCTTCGTCGTAGAGCCGGGGGAACTGCGCGCGATCATCGGCCCCAATGGCGCCGGCAAGACGACGATGATGGACATCATCACCGGCAAGACGCGGCCGGACGAGGGCGAGGTCTTCTTCAAGGGCGACATCGACCTCACCAAGAAAGACGAAGCGGCAATCGCCGAGCTCGGCATCGGCCGCAAGTTCCAGAAGCCGACCGTCTTCGAGAACCATACGGTCTGGGACAATCTGGAGCTGGCGCTGAACCGCAGCCGCGGCGTCTTCGCGACCCTGTTCTATCGGCTGACGAGAGAGGACAAGAGCCGCATCGAGGAGATCCTTTCGACGGTGCGGCTCACGGCGCGCCGCGACGATCTCACCGCCAATCTCTCGCATGGCCAGAAGCAATGGCTGGAGATCGGCATGCTGCTCGCCCAGGAGCCGGAACTCCTGCTCGTGGACGAGCCGGTGGCCGGCATGACCGATGCGGAGACGGCGGAAACGGCGATCCTCCTGAAAGAAATCGCCAGGACGCGCTCGGTGGTCGTCGTCGAGCACGACATGGGCTTCATCCGCGATCTCGGCGTCAAGGTCACCTGCCTTGCGGAAGGCTCGGTGCTGGCGGAAGGGTCGATCGATTTCGTCAGCAACGATCCGAAGGTGATCGAGAACTATCTCGGCCGATGA
- the urtA gene encoding urea ABC transporter substrate-binding protein, translating to MTIRARVTGAFLAAVLSTTAFNGAFAADDTIKVGILHSLSGTMAISETTLKDAMLMLIEEQNKKGGLLGKKLEAVVVDPASDWPLFAEKARELVSVDKVSAVFGCWTSVSRKTVLPVFEELNSILFYPVQYEGEESQRNVFYTGAAPNQQAIPAVDYLMENEEVERWVLAGTDYVYPRTTNKILEAYLISKGVAPEDIMINYTPFGHSDWQTIVSDIQKFGSAGKKTAVVSTINGDANVPFYKELANQGIKAEDIPVVAFSVGEEELAGLDTGPLVGHLAAWNYFQSVDNPANAEFIETWQAYTKNDKRVTNDPMEAHYIGFNMWLKAVEKAGTTDTDAVLDAMIGVSVPNLSGGYSTMMPNHHITKPVLIGEIQSDGQFETVWETPGLVVGDEWSDYLPDSKDLISDWRAPMSCGNFNVATGKCGGKGS from the coding sequence ATGACTATCAGGGCACGCGTCACCGGCGCATTTCTAGCTGCCGTCCTTTCGACGACGGCGTTCAACGGCGCCTTTGCGGCCGACGACACGATCAAGGTCGGCATCCTGCATTCGCTTTCCGGCACCATGGCGATCTCCGAAACGACGCTCAAGGACGCCATGCTCATGCTGATCGAGGAGCAGAACAAGAAGGGCGGCCTGCTCGGCAAGAAGCTGGAAGCCGTCGTCGTCGACCCGGCCTCGGACTGGCCGCTCTTTGCCGAAAAGGCGCGCGAGCTCGTCTCCGTCGACAAGGTTTCCGCCGTCTTCGGCTGCTGGACGTCGGTATCGCGCAAAACCGTGCTGCCGGTCTTCGAGGAGCTGAATTCGATCCTCTTCTATCCGGTCCAGTACGAGGGCGAGGAAAGCCAGCGCAACGTCTTCTATACGGGGGCCGCTCCCAATCAGCAGGCCATCCCGGCCGTCGACTATCTGATGGAGAACGAGGAAGTCGAGCGCTGGGTGCTCGCCGGCACCGATTACGTCTATCCGCGCACGACCAACAAGATCCTCGAGGCCTACCTGATCTCCAAGGGTGTCGCGCCCGAGGACATCATGATCAATTACACGCCTTTCGGCCATTCCGACTGGCAGACGATCGTCTCGGACATCCAGAAGTTCGGCTCGGCCGGCAAGAAGACCGCGGTCGTCTCGACCATCAACGGCGACGCCAACGTGCCGTTCTACAAGGAACTTGCCAACCAGGGCATCAAGGCCGAGGACATCCCGGTCGTCGCCTTCTCGGTCGGCGAGGAGGAACTTGCCGGCCTCGATACCGGGCCGCTCGTCGGGCATCTCGCTGCCTGGAACTACTTCCAGTCGGTCGACAACCCGGCCAATGCGGAGTTCATCGAGACCTGGCAGGCATATACCAAGAACGACAAGCGGGTCACCAACGACCCGATGGAAGCCCATTACATCGGCTTCAACATGTGGCTGAAGGCAGTCGAGAAGGCTGGCACCACCGATACCGATGCCGTGCTCGACGCCATGATCGGGGTCTCGGTACCGAACCTTTCGGGCGGCTATTCGACGATGATGCCGAACCACCACATCACCAAGCCCGTGCTGATCGGCGAGATCCAGTCCGACGGCCAGTTCGAAACGGTATGGGAAACGCCCGGCCTCGTCGTCGGCGACGAATGGTCGGACTACCTGCCGGACTCGAAGGACCTGATCTCCGATTGGCGCGCGCCCATGTCCTGCGGCAACTTCAATGTGGCCACCGGCAAGTGCGGCGGCAAGGGTTCCTGA
- the urtB gene encoding urea ABC transporter permease subunit UrtB → MYRIIPTVLAALFLFVAMAPGLRAEEGLRDLVNALGEAKLSEMDEHIAALAKTGKPEVVAILEALGEGELYARKADGQVLRTKENGSNLTLTDPISGDSAGEAPKAGLSKIRVNNSVRRAVRTALGSLTLLSPDRNQRLRAAQSVLQSPDADALGVIENALAAEKDGAVRAVLEQARATMLLLSDRPVEEKKEAVRLLEENGGREALPILSAALGSADESLKPDIEAALASIEQAQAFWNAGQNIWYGLSLGSVLLLAAIGLAITFGVMGIINMAHGEMVMLGAYTTFLVQDVVRTSFPHLFEWSLAIALPLAFLVTGAVGLALERGVIRFLYGRPLETLLATWGISLILQQTVRTIFGPTNREVGNPSWMSGAFELGGLAITWNRLWIIVFALAVFAALLFLLKKTPMGLQMRAVTQNRRMASSMGIRTPWVDALTFALGSGIAGIAGVALSQIDNVSPNLGQGYIIDSFMVVVFGGVGNLWGTLVGALSLGILNKFLEPYAGAVLGKILVLVLIILFIQKRPRGLFALKGRAVEA, encoded by the coding sequence ATGTACCGCATCATCCCAACCGTGCTGGCTGCCCTGTTCCTTTTCGTTGCGATGGCTCCGGGGCTTCGCGCGGAAGAGGGACTGCGCGATCTGGTGAACGCGCTCGGCGAGGCGAAGCTGTCCGAGATGGACGAGCATATCGCGGCACTGGCGAAGACCGGAAAGCCCGAAGTCGTCGCCATCCTCGAGGCGCTCGGCGAAGGCGAGCTCTATGCGCGCAAGGCGGATGGCCAGGTCTTGCGGACGAAGGAGAACGGTTCGAACCTGACCCTTACGGATCCGATCTCCGGCGACAGCGCCGGCGAAGCACCGAAGGCGGGACTTTCGAAGATCAGGGTGAACAACAGCGTGCGGCGCGCCGTGCGGACCGCCCTCGGCAGCCTGACGCTCCTCAGCCCCGATCGCAATCAGCGCCTCAGGGCCGCGCAGTCGGTGCTGCAATCGCCCGATGCCGACGCGCTCGGCGTCATCGAGAATGCACTGGCTGCCGAGAAGGATGGAGCCGTTCGTGCGGTTCTCGAACAGGCGCGCGCCACGATGCTGCTTCTCTCCGACCGGCCGGTCGAGGAGAAGAAGGAGGCGGTGCGGCTGCTGGAGGAAAACGGCGGCCGCGAGGCGCTGCCGATCCTTTCTGCCGCGCTCGGCTCTGCCGACGAAAGCCTGAAGCCGGACATCGAGGCGGCGCTCGCCAGCATCGAACAGGCGCAAGCCTTCTGGAATGCGGGCCAGAACATATGGTACGGCCTGTCGCTCGGCTCGGTGCTGCTCTTGGCGGCGATCGGTCTCGCCATCACCTTCGGCGTCATGGGCATCATCAACATGGCGCATGGCGAGATGGTGATGCTCGGGGCCTATACGACCTTCCTCGTTCAAGATGTCGTGCGCACCTCCTTTCCTCATCTTTTCGAGTGGTCCTTGGCGATCGCGCTGCCGCTCGCCTTTCTTGTCACGGGCGCCGTGGGCCTCGCACTGGAACGCGGCGTCATCCGCTTTCTCTACGGGCGCCCGCTCGAAACGCTGCTTGCCACCTGGGGCATATCGCTCATCCTCCAGCAGACGGTGCGGACGATCTTCGGCCCCACCAACCGTGAGGTCGGCAATCCGTCCTGGATGTCCGGCGCCTTCGAGCTCGGCGGACTGGCGATCACCTGGAACCGTCTCTGGATCATCGTCTTTGCGCTTGCGGTGTTTGCGGCACTTCTCTTTCTGCTCAAGAAGACGCCGATGGGCCTGCAGATGCGCGCGGTAACGCAGAACCGGCGCATGGCCTCTTCCATGGGCATCCGCACGCCCTGGGTGGATGCGCTGACCTTCGCGCTCGGCTCCGGCATCGCCGGCATTGCGGGTGTGGCGCTTTCGCAGATCGACAACGTCTCGCCGAACCTCGGGCAGGGCTACATCATCGACAGCTTCATGGTCGTGGTCTTCGGCGGCGTCGGCAATCTCTGGGGCACGCTTGTCGGCGCCTTGTCGCTCGGCATCCTCAACAAGTTCCTGGAGCCCTATGCCGGCGCCGTGCTCGGCAAGATCCTCGTGCTCGTGCTGATCATCCTCTTCATCCAGAAGCGGCCGCGCGGGCTCTTCGCACTCAAGGGCCGGGCGGTGGAAGCATGA
- a CDS encoding ArsR/SmtB family transcription factor, with protein MDQLSSTLSALADPTRRAIVARLAAGEATVNELAAPFEMSLPAVSKHLKVLERAGLISRGRNAQWRPCRLEAAPLKEIADWIERYRHFWEGSFDRLDSYLHELQRNEKSDQD; from the coding sequence ATGGATCAGCTCAGCAGCACCCTGTCGGCACTGGCCGACCCCACCCGCCGTGCTATCGTTGCGCGCCTTGCCGCCGGCGAGGCGACGGTGAACGAACTTGCAGCTCCATTCGAGATGAGTCTGCCGGCGGTCTCCAAACATCTGAAGGTATTGGAACGCGCGGGGCTGATATCCCGGGGCCGTAACGCCCAATGGCGGCCCTGCCGGCTGGAGGCGGCGCCGTTGAAGGAAATCGCCGACTGGATCGAACGCTACCGCCATTTCTGGGAAGGCAGTTTCGACCGGCTCGACAGCTATCTTCATGAACTGCAGCGCAACGAGAAATCGGATCAAGACTGA